In Seriola aureovittata isolate HTS-2021-v1 ecotype China chromosome 17, ASM2101889v1, whole genome shotgun sequence, a genomic segment contains:
- the drc3 gene encoding dynein regulatory complex subunit 3 → MKKLNYESKQTLMDEEVLQKAVAEQTSKAGKTATAVRIDFDAVPHIRLEYKNIQWIDHLWDFTSLARLDLNNNLIEKIEGLDRLISLTWLDLSFNKIEKIEGLESLQKLELLNLSNNRISVIENMDKLETLSHFLIANNLLGQLDNVLYLRKFKNLFTLNLSGNPVSKEDDYKFFIAAYFPNLMYLDYRLLSDETKKEASSKYHYVLVKMRHEELQRQQAHAAEQSQKAELQLHKDAFVESLNGSYLFESMFKDDPEAEALHCIREVVCLLQTFEHQMVDLCMQLFEIGLADHKRRETEVNYFFRGQTRALTDYQQKVSQTLADFEQQHKERIVELQQLSDPDIVKVKISHYNDEISKLSNSLMSLEFQMVSQLEDIIKKLDINISEMVANFSETIQGMFAQCRDLEDNYNQNVRKIAVATLEKVAKDDLDDDIPDDVRSLFTDKDSVMDALSTGHDNHLLKINNRETELVTGVNAWKVALIKGIQDKELKRNRMHLSDVHRYVDHLREQLEECL, encoded by the exons ATGAAGAAATTGAATTATGAATCTAAGCAAACTTTGATGGATGAAGAGGTTCTGCAAAAGGCAGTTGCAGAGCAAACTTCAAAGGCTGGGAAAACTGCCACGGCGGTGCGAATAGACTTTGATGCAGTCCCTCATATACGTCTGGAAtacaaaa ACATCCAGTGGATTGACCACTTATGGGACTTCACATCCTTGGCCAGGCTTGATTTGAACAACAACCTCATAGAGAAGATTGAGGGCCTGGACCGTCTTATTAGTCTGACGTGGCTTG aTCTGTCATTCAACAAAATAGAGAAAATTGAGGGTCTGGAGTCTCTCCAGAAGCTTGAATTGCTGAATTTGTCCAACAACAGAATCTCTGTCATTGAAAACATGGATAAACTTGAGACACTCAGTCATTTCCTCATTGCAAACAACCTCCTCGGACAGCTGGACAAC GTACTCTATCTCAGGAAATTTAAGAACCTGTTCACCCTCAACCTATCTGGAAATCCTGTCTCTAAGGAGGATGATTACAAATTTTTTATTGCTGCCTACTTTCCAAACTTGATGTACCTAGACTACAGACTACTTAGTGATGAGACG AAAAAAGAAGCATCTAGCAAATACCACTATGTCCTTGTGAAAATGAGAcatgaggagctgcagagacaacaaGCACATGCTGCTGAGCAAAGCCAGAAAGCTGAACTTCAGTTACACAAA GATGCCTTTGTGGAGTCCCTCAATGGGTCTTATCTGTTTGAGAGCATGTTCAAAGATGATCCAGAGGCAGAGGCACTACACTGCATAAGAGAAGTGGTTTGTTTGCTTCAAACAT TTGAGCACCAGATGGTGGATCTGTGTATGCAGTTGTTTGAAATAGGCTTGGCTGATCATAAacgaagagagacagaggtgaacTACTTCTTCAGAGGTCAGACTAGGGCTTTGACAGACTACCAGCAGAAAGTATCACAGACATTGGCAGATTTTGAGCAGCAACACAAAGAG AGGATAGTGGAGTTGCAGCAGTTATCAGACCCAGACATAGTGAAAGTCAAGATTAGCCACTACAATGATGAAATCAGCAAGCTCAGTAACAGCCTCATGTCACTGGAGTTTCAGATGGTCAGCCAGTTggag GACATCATAAAAAAGTTGGACATCAACATCTCAGAAATGGTTGCCAACTTCAGTGAAACTATTCAAGGGAT GTTTGCCCAGTGTCGAGATCTGGAGGATAATTATAATCAGAATGTGCGAAAGATTGCTGTTGCAACTCTGGAGAAAGTGGCCAAGGATGACCTGGATGACGACATACCGGATGATGTTAGAAGT CTGTTTACAGACAAAGACAGTGTGATGGATGCACTGTCCACCGGCCATGATAACCACCTGCTGAAGATCAATAACCGAGAGACTGAGCTAGTTACAGGTGTCAATGCCTGGAAAGTAGCCCTCATTAAAGGG attcaaGACAAAGAACTTAAGCGAAACCGCATGCACCTCTCGGATGTCCACAGATATGTGGACCATTTGagggagcagctggaggagtgTCTGTAG